A single window of Flavobacterium aestivum DNA harbors:
- a CDS encoding S24 family peptidase produces the protein MSIEKITHRLCKYMEYKGLNPNNITVDAGLSVGLIGKAIKNSAGLNSDTIEKILHSYIDLNPIWFVLGEGEMLKPNVQDMSHFENVTKTVTFSEETKNKENVSLLVNEDKSVLSSKMPKIVTVSESGKDNVVLVPTKAAAGYLLGYGDPHFVQTLPTFSLPNIQNGTFRMFQVSGHSMYPTLNDGSYVVGEWVENWIKDIKDNRIYVIVSNDGILVKRVLNRLKKYDNLYLKSDNRKEYPNISLETYHIKEVWAVKMHLSFELPDPTVLYDRVGDLEAEIDHIKSLLKSKN, from the coding sequence ATGAGTATAGAAAAAATTACACATAGGTTATGTAAATACATGGAATACAAAGGATTGAATCCTAACAATATTACCGTTGACGCAGGCTTATCTGTAGGATTAATTGGTAAAGCCATTAAGAATTCAGCTGGTTTGAACTCAGATACTATAGAAAAAATTCTACATTCTTATATAGACTTAAATCCTATTTGGTTTGTTTTAGGAGAGGGTGAGATGTTAAAACCAAATGTGCAGGATATGTCACACTTTGAAAATGTCACAAAAACTGTCACATTTTCGGAAGAAACGAAAAATAAAGAAAATGTATCACTTTTAGTAAATGAGGACAAATCTGTTTTGTCTAGCAAAATGCCAAAGATTGTTACTGTAAGTGAAAGCGGGAAGGATAATGTAGTACTGGTACCTACTAAAGCTGCAGCTGGGTATTTATTAGGTTATGGAGATCCACACTTTGTACAGACATTACCAACCTTTAGTTTGCCAAATATTCAGAATGGTACTTTTAGAATGTTTCAAGTATCAGGTCATTCTATGTATCCAACTTTAAACGATGGGTCTTATGTAGTTGGTGAATGGGTAGAGAATTGGATTAAAGACATAAAAGACAATCGTATATATGTGATTGTCAGTAATGATGGTATTCTTGTTAAGCGTGTTTTAAACCGTTTGAAAAAATATGACAATTTATATTTGAAATCAGATAATAGAAAGGAGTATCCTAATATATCTCTAGAGACATATCATATAAAAGAAGTCTGGGCTGTAAAAATGCACCTTTCTTTTGAATTACCTGACCCAACCGTATTATATGACCGTGTAGGGGACTTAGAAGCTGAAATCGACCATATAAAATCACTTTTAAAAAGCAAAAATTAA
- a CDS encoding GntR family transcriptional regulator codes for MKIISIQNNLGIPKYKQIVYSVEKAIEDKKLKKDEKLPSINKVCIAFSLSRDTVLQAYEELKKRGIIYAILGKGYYIKSLEVTIKQRIIRGNTKHTL; via the coding sequence ATGAAAATAATCTCAATTCAGAATAATCTAGGAATACCTAAATACAAACAAATAGTTTACTCTGTTGAAAAAGCAATCGAGGATAAAAAACTGAAAAAAGATGAAAAATTACCTTCTATAAATAAAGTCTGCATAGCCTTTTCTTTATCTCGAGACACGGTATTACAAGCCTATGAAGAATTAAAAAAAAGAGGAATTATCTATGCCATTCTTGGCAAAGGTTATTATATAAAAAGCCTGGAAGTCACTATAAAGCAACGGATTATTAGGGGCAATACCAAACATACACTATAA
- a CDS encoding aldose epimerase family protein: MEIKNIPHFIMDSTAELFGILPNDVAVHSYELVNKNGMQVKIINYGATVTSLKIPLEDDKTVDVVLGFDNLEAYLKSFDLESAPYLGATVGRYAGRINNGTFELNGKVYGLNINNNKHALHGGFLGFSKVVWEVKAIKQEDNPSITLVYESQNNDENYPGDLSVELTYKLSEENELIIEYRATSTEDTIVNLTHHSYFNLDGHNSDVSNLEMSVNSKEILETTDENIPTGKFLDVTNSFFDFSSFKNCPAKIDTTFILNQGKDLAASLFSKKNKLKMSVYTDQPAVHVYVGGNCEDIHGKEDVFYHSLSGICFETQNFPDAPNHKHFPSSVLKKNAVYEHKTTYKFEIL, translated from the coding sequence ATGGAAATAAAAAACATACCGCATTTTATTATGGATTCTACAGCAGAATTGTTTGGAATATTGCCTAATGACGTTGCTGTTCATTCTTATGAATTAGTTAATAAAAATGGAATGCAAGTAAAAATTATTAATTATGGAGCGACAGTGACATCATTAAAAATTCCATTGGAAGATGATAAAACAGTTGATGTTGTTTTAGGATTTGACAATTTAGAGGCATACCTAAAATCATTCGATTTAGAAAGTGCACCATATTTGGGAGCAACGGTTGGCAGATATGCAGGTCGCATCAATAATGGTACTTTTGAACTGAATGGTAAAGTATATGGTCTGAATATCAATAACAATAAACATGCTCTTCATGGCGGTTTTTTAGGTTTCAGTAAAGTGGTTTGGGAAGTTAAAGCCATAAAGCAAGAGGATAATCCATCGATAACTTTAGTGTATGAAAGTCAAAATAATGACGAAAATTATCCGGGAGATTTATCAGTAGAGTTAACATATAAGTTGTCTGAAGAAAATGAATTGATTATTGAATATCGTGCTACATCTACAGAAGATACAATTGTAAACCTAACCCATCACAGTTATTTTAATTTAGATGGGCACAATTCAGATGTTTCTAACTTAGAAATGAGTGTGAATTCTAAAGAAATTTTAGAAACTACAGATGAGAATATCCCAACTGGTAAGTTTTTAGATGTTACTAATTCATTTTTTGATTTTTCATCATTCAAAAATTGCCCAGCTAAAATTGATACTACTTTTATTTTAAATCAAGGAAAGGATTTAGCAGCTTCTCTTTTTAGCAAAAAGAACAAGTTAAAAATGTCTGTTTATACAGATCAACCAGCTGTTCATGTTTATGTTGGAGGAAATTGTGAAGACATTCATGGAAAAGAAGATGTGTTTTACCATTCTTTAAGTGGTATTTGTTTTGAAACCCAGAATTTTCCGGATGCTCCTAATCACAAGCATTTCCCGAGTTCAGTTCTAAAGAAGAACGCAGTCTATGAGCATAAAACCACATATAAATTTGAAATTCTTTAA
- a CDS encoding alpha-galactosidase: MKKIILLLALTTLFCEANAQDGQIQIETQSTALILKAGKNGLLYQAYLGTKLKGNSGYNTLSKENTKTFVINDGNPLVNLRHQAYPTYGTDNLFESAIRMTHNDGNPSLELTYVSHRTEKIDANTTETIIKLKDQVYPVEVTLHYKAFYNENVIEQWTEIQHHEKKPVMLYNYASSMLHFDADRYWLTQFHGDWAKEVRMQESELTSGTKVIDSKLGVRNNMYQTPVFFLSLNSKADENSGELVAGTIAWSGNFKLAFELDNKNSLRISSGINPFASEYSLQPEKVFTTPSFIYTFSNKGKGQASRNLHTWARKYGIKDGEKTRLTLLNNWETTFFNFDEKKLTDMFTDSKTLGVDMFLLDDGWFGNKYPRSGDKSGLGDWQATKTKLPNGIGFLMQEAEKTGIKFGIWIEPEMVNPKSELYEKHPDWVLKLPNRPESYYRTQLVLDLCNPQVQDFVFKTVDDIMQTNSGVAFFKWDCNRMMTSAYSTYLKNQQSHLFIEYTNGLYKVLDRIKTKYPNLPMMLCSGGGGRTDYAFLKYFTEFWASDNTDPYNRVFIQWGYSQFFPAFSICNHVTSWGNQSIKFKTDVAMMGKLGFDINVKELKEKELKYCQDAVANYKRLSPVIWHGDMYRIISPYDESRAVLMYVNEAKSKAVMFSYTLHPLYDPQYNAVRFQGLDPNKTYKVEEINLMPEGKKSFEESGESFTGDYLMNVGLRVSSSKVETSVVLEVTEI, from the coding sequence ATGAAAAAAATAATACTTCTATTAGCACTTACAACCTTGTTTTGTGAAGCTAATGCGCAAGATGGACAAATTCAGATTGAAACTCAAAGTACTGCTTTGATTTTGAAAGCAGGAAAGAATGGCTTGCTTTATCAAGCCTATTTGGGAACAAAGCTAAAAGGGAATTCAGGATACAATACACTTTCAAAGGAAAACACAAAAACATTTGTTATAAATGATGGAAATCCGTTGGTTAATTTAAGGCACCAAGCGTATCCAACATATGGAACTGACAACTTATTTGAGTCTGCTATTAGAATGACTCATAATGATGGGAATCCATCTCTGGAATTAACGTATGTAAGTCATCGTACAGAAAAAATTGATGCTAATACCACAGAAACTATTATAAAACTAAAAGACCAAGTGTATCCAGTAGAAGTGACGCTTCATTATAAAGCTTTTTACAATGAAAACGTGATTGAGCAATGGACAGAAATTCAGCATCACGAAAAGAAACCGGTTATGTTATATAACTATGCGTCTTCTATGTTGCATTTTGATGCAGATCGCTATTGGTTAACTCAATTTCATGGAGATTGGGCCAAAGAAGTTCGCATGCAGGAAAGTGAATTGACTAGCGGTACGAAAGTTATTGACTCAAAATTAGGAGTTCGTAACAATATGTACCAAACACCAGTTTTCTTTTTATCTCTTAACTCTAAAGCCGATGAAAATTCAGGAGAACTTGTGGCAGGAACGATTGCATGGTCGGGAAATTTTAAGTTAGCTTTTGAGTTAGACAATAAAAATTCACTTAGAATAAGTTCAGGGATAAACCCATTTGCTTCAGAATACAGTCTTCAGCCAGAAAAAGTATTTACTACACCTTCATTTATTTATACTTTTTCTAATAAAGGAAAAGGGCAGGCGAGTAGAAACTTACATACATGGGCTAGAAAATATGGAATTAAAGATGGTGAAAAAACCCGTTTGACATTGTTAAACAATTGGGAAACGACCTTTTTTAATTTTGATGAAAAGAAATTGACAGATATGTTTACGGATTCAAAAACGCTAGGTGTTGACATGTTCTTATTAGATGATGGTTGGTTTGGGAATAAATATCCTAGAAGTGGAGATAAATCCGGTCTAGGAGATTGGCAAGCTACTAAAACAAAATTGCCTAATGGTATTGGTTTCTTGATGCAAGAAGCTGAGAAAACAGGAATAAAATTCGGAATTTGGATCGAGCCGGAGATGGTTAATCCTAAGAGTGAATTATATGAAAAACATCCGGATTGGGTTTTAAAATTGCCTAATAGACCAGAAAGTTATTATCGTACTCAATTGGTTCTGGATTTATGTAATCCGCAAGTGCAAGATTTTGTATTCAAAACTGTAGATGACATTATGCAAACTAATTCAGGTGTAGCCTTTTTTAAATGGGACTGTAACCGAATGATGACTAGCGCCTATTCAACTTATCTTAAGAATCAACAATCACATTTATTTATTGAATATACAAACGGTTTATATAAAGTTTTAGACCGAATTAAAACAAAATATCCGAATCTGCCTATGATGCTTTGCTCAGGTGGAGGAGGAAGAACGGATTATGCTTTCCTGAAATATTTTACAGAGTTTTGGGCAAGTGATAATACAGATCCGTACAATAGAGTCTTCATACAATGGGGGTATTCTCAGTTCTTTCCAGCCTTTTCAATTTGTAATCACGTAACATCATGGGGTAATCAATCCATTAAGTTCAAAACCGACGTTGCCATGATGGGTAAATTAGGATTTGATATTAATGTGAAAGAACTTAAAGAGAAAGAACTGAAGTACTGCCAGGATGCTGTTGCTAATTATAAGCGATTGAGTCCAGTAATTTGGCATGGTGACATGTACAGAATTATCTCTCCTTATGATGAAAGCCGTGCAGTATTGATGTATGTTAACGAGGCAAAAAGTAAGGCAGTGATGTTTTCTTATACATTACATCCGCTTTATGATCCACAATATAACGCTGTTCGCTTTCAAGGTTTAGATCCAAATAAAACTTATAAAGTAGAGGAAATAAACTTGATGCCAGAAGGCAAAAAATCTTTCGAAGAATCTGGGGAATCATTTACAGGAGATTATTTAATGAATGTTGGTTTACGAGTTTCTTCATCTAAGGTAGAAACGAGTGTTGTTCTAGAAGTTACGGAAATATAG
- the galK gene encoding galactokinase: MNDILIKKTTAFFEETFSSSPEKMVLSPGRINIIGEHIDYNDGYVLPAAIDKIICFAFEKNNSKQSKIIAIDLDDEFEIDLTKTVELDEKVWTNYFRGVINQLKISGFSFEGFNCVFSSNIPVGSGLSSSAALECGFLYGINSLFNLNIKPIDIALMSQKAEHWVGINCGIMDQFSSVMGLENKVIKIDCKTLDFEYHDANFNDYSLILFDSNVKHSLFTSAYNTRREECDEGLSIIKKHFPEINSFRDCSEKHVLSLEDKMSSEVFKRSHFVVKEIGRVTKACEALDKGEIEVLGQLMFETHHGLSSEYEVSCAELDFLVDTAKKENSVIGSRLMGGGFGGCTINLIQKGQEDIIKAKVSKLYFETFNIELKIYDVKIGNGTSLYNRN, from the coding sequence ATGAATGATATATTAATAAAAAAAACAACTGCCTTTTTCGAAGAAACTTTTAGCTCTTCACCTGAAAAAATGGTGCTTTCTCCAGGGAGAATAAACATTATAGGCGAACATATTGATTATAATGACGGATATGTTTTACCTGCGGCAATTGATAAAATCATCTGTTTTGCTTTCGAAAAAAACAATTCAAAACAATCCAAAATAATTGCTATAGATTTGGATGATGAATTTGAAATTGATCTTACAAAGACCGTTGAATTAGATGAAAAAGTTTGGACCAATTATTTCCGAGGAGTTATTAATCAATTGAAGATAAGTGGATTTTCTTTTGAAGGATTCAATTGTGTTTTTAGCAGTAATATTCCGGTTGGTTCAGGATTGTCCTCTTCTGCAGCTTTAGAATGTGGCTTTCTATATGGAATTAATTCTCTTTTTAATTTGAACATAAAACCAATCGATATTGCCTTAATGAGTCAAAAGGCAGAGCATTGGGTTGGTATCAATTGCGGAATAATGGATCAGTTTTCGAGCGTTATGGGCTTAGAGAATAAAGTTATAAAGATTGATTGCAAGACATTAGATTTTGAATATCATGATGCCAATTTCAATGATTATTCTTTGATTTTATTTGATAGTAATGTTAAGCATTCATTGTTTACCTCGGCTTATAACACAAGAAGAGAGGAATGTGATGAAGGACTTTCAATAATCAAAAAACATTTCCCGGAAATAAACAGTTTTAGAGATTGTTCGGAAAAACATGTGCTGAGTTTGGAAGATAAAATGAGTTCAGAAGTATTTAAAAGAAGTCATTTTGTAGTAAAAGAAATAGGACGTGTCACAAAAGCATGCGAAGCATTAGATAAAGGAGAAATCGAAGTTTTAGGACAACTGATGTTTGAAACGCATCATGGGTTATCGTCAGAGTATGAAGTAAGTTGTGCCGAGTTAGACTTTTTGGTGGATACTGCAAAGAAAGAAAACTCAGTAATAGGATCTAGATTAATGGGAGGCGGCTTTGGTGGTTGTACCATAAACTTGATTCAGAAAGGGCAGGAAGATATTATAAAAGCAAAAGTCTCTAAATTGTATTTTGAGACTTTTAATATAGAATTGAAAATTTATGATGTAAAGATTGGAAATGGTACATCATTGTATAATAGGAATTAA
- a CDS encoding UDP-glucose--hexose-1-phosphate uridylyltransferase: MKNFDINEDPHRRFNPLINEWVLVSPHRAKRPWQGQNEAVAFETLPEYDPECYLCAGNVRANGMVNPAYEDCFVFENDFAALKQDEIAFEVETKDPISGEQAKPTFFKAQPERGISRVVCFSPKHNLTLPEMSVKAIENIIHTWQMEYTSLGKIDYINHVQIFENKGSIMGCSNPHPHGQIWAQSSLPTSVEKTQNNLKAYYDKYGSNLLQDYLQEELRLNERIVIENDHFVALVPFWAIWPFETMIISKRHILKITDFTAAETYAFATILKQLTTKYDNLFKTSFPYSSGIHQAPTDGELHSEWQFHMHFYPPLLRSASVKKFMVGYEMLGESQRDITPEKSVEILKSQSEIHYKQLV; encoded by the coding sequence ATGAAGAATTTTGATATAAATGAAGATCCGCACAGACGCTTTAACCCATTAATTAACGAATGGGTTTTGGTTTCACCACATCGTGCGAAACGTCCTTGGCAAGGACAAAACGAAGCTGTTGCTTTTGAAACATTGCCTGAATATGACCCAGAATGTTATTTATGTGCAGGGAATGTCCGAGCTAATGGGATGGTAAATCCTGCGTATGAAGATTGTTTTGTTTTTGAAAATGATTTTGCTGCCTTAAAGCAGGATGAAATAGCATTTGAAGTAGAAACAAAAGACCCAATTTCTGGAGAGCAAGCGAAGCCAACTTTTTTCAAGGCACAACCAGAGAGAGGTATTTCGAGAGTGGTATGTTTTTCACCAAAACATAATTTGACATTACCAGAGATGAGCGTCAAGGCTATTGAAAATATTATTCATACTTGGCAAATGGAATATACCTCTTTGGGGAAAATAGATTATATCAATCACGTTCAGATTTTTGAAAACAAAGGAAGTATCATGGGGTGCAGTAATCCGCATCCTCATGGGCAAATTTGGGCGCAGTCGTCCTTGCCAACTTCAGTAGAAAAAACACAGAATAATCTAAAAGCCTATTATGATAAATATGGCAGCAATCTTTTGCAGGATTATTTGCAGGAAGAGTTGAGGCTGAATGAAAGAATTGTTATTGAGAACGATCATTTTGTGGCTTTAGTTCCTTTTTGGGCCATTTGGCCTTTTGAAACTATGATTATCAGCAAACGTCATATTTTGAAAATTACGGATTTTACAGCAGCAGAAACTTATGCTTTTGCAACAATCCTAAAACAATTAACCACTAAATACGATAATCTTTTTAAGACATCGTTTCCATACTCATCAGGAATTCATCAAGCTCCAACAGATGGTGAGTTACATTCGGAATGGCAATTTCATATGCATTTTTATCCACCATTATTACGTTCAGCATCAGTAAAGAAGTTTATGGTAGGTTATGAAATGCTTGGCGAATCACAAAGAGATATCACACCGGAAAAAAGTGTTGAAATCTTAAAGAGTCAGTCCGAAATTCATTATAAACAATTAGTATAA
- a CDS encoding sodium/sugar symporter encodes MKTLQLYDYLVFLFYFFVVAGYGYSVYRRKKSAKLTASHDYFLAEGSLTWWAIGTSLIASNISSEQFIAMSGNGFKMGLAIATYEWMAAATLIIVAIFFIPVYLKNKIYTMPQFLSERYNGSVAMIMAVFWLLLYVIVNLTSILYLGALAINGISGINVDLCMYGLAFFAIIIALGGMKVIGYTDVIQVVFLIFGGLVTTYLALDKVAELNGQSGMVNGFNYMMNQSGDHFHMIFKKDNANFPSLPGLTVLFGGMWIVNLNYWGCNQYITQRALGADLKTARGGILFAAFLKLLMPVIVVLPGIAAYVIHMKGGLQTELLGADGVLNPDRAYPVLLNLLPVGLKGLSFAALTAAVVASLAGKVNSISTIFTLDIFKKKIQVDASEKKMVRVGKITVVVAMLIAVVIAPFLGIDKKGGFEFIQEYTGFVSPGIFAMFIMGFFWKKTSSNAAMFATIGGFVLSVFFKFLPRFMNLEFLNSTGFAVLVEQKDKTMAYEIPFIDRMGFVFAICVLLMIVISIIDNRRGVAVKGLEVDTKMFKINNGFAVGCMIITGILVALYSIFW; translated from the coding sequence ATGAAAACATTGCAATTATATGATTACCTAGTTTTTTTATTTTATTTCTTTGTAGTCGCAGGATATGGATATTCGGTTTATAGACGTAAGAAGAGTGCTAAATTAACTGCCTCTCACGACTATTTTTTGGCTGAGGGATCTTTGACTTGGTGGGCTATCGGAACTTCATTGATAGCTTCGAACATTTCTTCTGAACAGTTTATAGCCATGTCTGGAAATGGTTTCAAAATGGGATTAGCTATCGCTACTTATGAGTGGATGGCTGCAGCCACACTGATAATTGTCGCTATCTTTTTTATTCCAGTTTACTTAAAGAATAAAATCTATACGATGCCTCAGTTTTTGAGCGAAAGATACAATGGAAGCGTTGCCATGATTATGGCTGTTTTCTGGTTGCTATTGTATGTAATTGTAAACTTAACTTCAATACTTTATTTGGGGGCATTGGCCATTAATGGAATTTCCGGTATTAATGTTGATTTGTGCATGTATGGATTGGCATTTTTTGCAATTATAATTGCTTTGGGAGGAATGAAAGTGATTGGATATACTGATGTTATTCAGGTTGTGTTTTTGATTTTTGGAGGTTTGGTAACAACTTATTTAGCCTTAGACAAAGTGGCCGAATTAAACGGACAAAGCGGTATGGTAAATGGATTCAATTACATGATGAATCAATCTGGAGATCATTTTCATATGATATTCAAAAAAGACAACGCAAACTTTCCTAGTTTACCGGGATTAACAGTATTGTTTGGAGGTATGTGGATCGTGAATTTAAATTACTGGGGTTGTAATCAATATATTACTCAAAGAGCTTTGGGGGCTGATTTAAAAACAGCACGTGGTGGAATTTTGTTTGCTGCTTTCTTAAAATTATTGATGCCAGTTATAGTTGTTTTACCAGGTATTGCCGCTTACGTAATTCATATGAAAGGCGGATTGCAAACAGAATTGTTAGGAGCAGATGGTGTATTGAACCCAGACAGAGCTTATCCTGTATTACTAAACTTATTACCAGTTGGATTAAAAGGACTTTCTTTTGCAGCACTGACCGCAGCAGTTGTTGCGTCATTGGCAGGGAAAGTAAACAGTATTTCGACCATTTTTACTTTGGATATCTTCAAGAAAAAAATTCAAGTAGATGCCAGCGAAAAGAAAATGGTACGAGTAGGGAAAATAACTGTTGTTGTGGCTATGTTAATTGCAGTTGTAATTGCACCTTTTTTAGGAATTGATAAAAAAGGAGGATTTGAATTTATTCAGGAATATACCGGATTTGTAAGTCCTGGTATTTTCGCGATGTTTATTATGGGATTCTTCTGGAAAAAGACCAGTTCAAACGCAGCAATGTTTGCTACAATAGGAGGTTTTGTATTATCAGTATTTTTTAAATTCTTGCCAAGATTTATGAATTTAGAATTTTTGAATAGTACCGGATTTGCTGTTTTGGTAGAGCAAAAGGATAAAACAATGGCTTATGAAATTCCTTTTATTGATAGAATGGGGTTTGTATTTGCAATATGCGTTTTATTGATGATTGTGATTAGTATAATCGATAACAGGAGAGGTGTTGCTGTAAAAGGATTAGAAGTAGATACAAAAATGTTTAAGATCAACAACGGTTTCGCCGTAGGTTGTATGATTATAACCGGGATTCTAGTCGCGTTATATTCAATTTTTTGGTAA
- a CDS encoding LexA family protein, with protein MSINKNQKLTFFLPDFESELKIPFIPDGVSAGFPSPAADFMETNIDLNTALSENPLATFYIRVNGNSMIDAGINDRDVLVVDRSLEPQNNKIAICFIDGEFTVKRIKLETDCLYLMPENPNYQPIKVTEENQLIIWGIVTYVIKKM; from the coding sequence ATGTCAATAAACAAAAACCAAAAGCTAACCTTTTTTCTACCTGACTTTGAAAGTGAGTTGAAAATTCCTTTCATTCCAGATGGTGTTTCGGCAGGATTTCCATCGCCAGCAGCAGACTTTATGGAAACCAATATTGACTTAAACACCGCATTAAGTGAAAATCCTTTGGCAACATTTTATATCAGAGTCAACGGAAATTCTATGATAGATGCGGGAATAAATGACAGAGACGTATTGGTTGTTGACCGAAGTTTAGAACCACAAAACAACAAAATAGCAATTTGCTTTATTGATGGTGAATTTACCGTAAAACGCATTAAGCTAGAAACTGATTGTCTTTATCTCATGCCCGAAAACCCAAATTACCAACCCATAAAGGTAACCGAAGAAAATCAATTAATCATTTGGGGAATTGTGACCTATGTTATAAAAAAAATGTGA
- a CDS encoding Y-family DNA polymerase, whose protein sequence is MYALVDCNNFYASCERVFQPQFVGKPVAILSNNDGCVISRSEEAKAVGIPMGAPTFKIRELVKEKNVKLFSSNYPLYGDLSNRVMSILEQFTPNVEIYSIDEAFLNFDGLTILDYHNYGIQMKSRVQKWVGIPTCIGFAPTKALSKVANKIAKKFEDKTQGVYVIDTDEKRIKALKWTKIEDVWGIGYRTIKKARIRNIKTALDFIAPQHENWIRKEMGVIGLRLKCELEGKSVLGLEPIHDQKKSIATTRSFPKQISDFDSLRERVATFAAVCAEKLRKQKSCCHTIIVMLVVDKHTVQTSKYYFNMAVTLPFATNSTITIANAAIEMLKKLHNGNGDIKFKKAGVILTELIDEDKKQLQLFEEENPKHLALMKVMDQLNVKIGSTKVKLATQNLSLTWNMNQNYLSPKYTTDFKEILEIKCQ, encoded by the coding sequence ATGTATGCTTTAGTTGATTGTAATAATTTTTATGCTTCATGCGAAAGGGTCTTTCAACCTCAATTCGTAGGAAAGCCTGTTGCCATATTATCAAACAACGACGGCTGTGTAATTTCCAGAAGTGAAGAAGCCAAAGCCGTAGGAATCCCTATGGGAGCGCCAACATTTAAAATCAGAGAATTAGTAAAAGAAAAAAACGTAAAGTTATTTTCGTCTAATTATCCTCTTTATGGCGATTTGAGCAATCGGGTAATGTCAATCTTAGAACAGTTTACTCCTAATGTAGAAATTTATAGTATTGACGAAGCTTTTCTAAACTTTGACGGTCTTACTATTTTGGATTATCATAATTATGGCATCCAGATGAAAAGCCGTGTACAAAAATGGGTGGGAATCCCAACATGTATCGGATTTGCACCAACAAAAGCTTTGTCTAAAGTTGCCAACAAAATTGCCAAGAAATTTGAAGATAAAACTCAAGGCGTTTATGTAATTGACACCGACGAAAAGCGAATCAAAGCATTAAAATGGACCAAAATAGAAGATGTTTGGGGTATTGGATACAGAACCATCAAAAAAGCAAGAATACGCAATATTAAAACTGCACTGGATTTTATTGCACCTCAACATGAGAATTGGATCAGAAAAGAAATGGGAGTTATTGGTCTTCGCCTAAAATGCGAATTAGAGGGAAAATCCGTTTTGGGTTTAGAACCCATTCATGACCAAAAGAAAAGTATTGCTACCACAAGAAGTTTTCCTAAGCAAATTTCGGATTTTGATTCATTGAGAGAACGTGTTGCTACTTTTGCAGCTGTTTGTGCAGAGAAATTGCGAAAACAAAAATCCTGTTGTCACACTATAATTGTAATGCTGGTAGTAGACAAACACACGGTGCAAACTTCAAAGTATTATTTTAATATGGCTGTGACTTTACCATTTGCAACAAACTCTACCATAACAATAGCAAATGCAGCAATAGAAATGCTAAAGAAACTGCATAATGGAAATGGTGATATAAAATTCAAAAAAGCTGGAGTGATTCTCACCGAACTCATTGACGAAGACAAAAAGCAATTGCAATTGTTTGAAGAGGAAAACCCAAAACATTTGGCTTTGATGAAAGTAATGGATCAACTCAATGTAAAAATTGGAAGTACCAAAGTAAAGCTGGCTACCCAAAATTTGAGTCTAACCTGGAATATGAACCAAAATTATTTATCTCCAAAATACACTACTGATTTTAAAGAGATTCTCGAAATAAAATGTCAATAA
- a CDS encoding DsbA family oxidoreductase yields the protein MDNKLKIQIWSDVMCPFCYIGKRKFEEALSQFENKDAVTIEWKSFQLDPTSNPKSGDNTIDHLAKKYNRDRDWSVAMHDSVTQQAKAVGLDYHFENVILANSLNAHRLSHLAKKYDFGDAFEELLFKAYFTQGKDVNDLATLTNLGLEVGLKKEEIDNVLNSNLYTSEVIQDQDEAQAIGVTGVPFFVFDNKYAVSGAQHPETFLKTLEKAWEDGNFNSKIILQNTTNADSCGIDGCK from the coding sequence ATGGATAATAAACTAAAAATACAAATCTGGTCGGATGTAATGTGTCCGTTTTGCTATATTGGAAAAAGAAAATTCGAAGAGGCTTTGTCACAATTTGAAAACAAAGATGCTGTGACAATTGAATGGAAAAGTTTTCAATTAGACCCAACATCAAATCCTAAATCTGGAGACAATACTATAGATCACTTAGCCAAAAAATACAATCGCGACAGAGATTGGTCTGTTGCCATGCATGATAGTGTTACGCAACAAGCAAAAGCAGTAGGTTTGGATTATCATTTTGAGAACGTAATTCTTGCCAATTCGCTCAATGCTCATCGACTTTCTCATTTAGCCAAAAAATACGATTTCGGCGATGCATTCGAAGAGCTATTGTTTAAAGCCTATTTTACCCAAGGTAAAGATGTTAATGATCTGGCAACATTAACGAATCTTGGTTTGGAAGTTGGTCTAAAAAAAGAAGAGATAGACAACGTATTGAATTCTAATTTATATACCAGCGAGGTCATTCAAGATCAAGATGAAGCACAAGCCATTGGTGTAACGGGTGTGCCCTTTTTTGTTTTTGATAATAAGTATGCCGTTTCTGGAGCACAACACCCGGAAACATTCTTAAAAACATTGGAAAAAGCATGGGAAGACGGAAATTTTAATTCGAAAATTATTCTTCAAAACACAACCAATGCTGATAGTTGTGGAATTGATGGTTGCAAATAA